From the genome of Thermus albus:
CTAGATACCCAGAAAGCACGTGCAGCAGGGTGGTCTTGCCCACGCCGTTGGGCCCTACGAGGAGCACGCGCTCACCCGAGCGGATTTCCACCCGCGGCAGCTCCAGCGGGGCCCCGCCCGCGTAGTCCAGCCGCACCCCCTCGAGCCGGGCTTCGGCGGCCGGCTGCACGTAGGGGTCGGGTGCGGAGGAGAGCAGTCCGTGCAAGCGCTCGAGGATCTGCCCGTAGCGGTGGAACTCGGGCACCCGGCGCAACAGGGAAAAGGTGTTGTCCACCGCCCGCCAAAAGGCGTTGACGAAGGCCAAGAACCCGCCGAAGCTCAGCACGCGGATCAGGACGAAGTAGCCGCCCACGACCAGCGCGAGCGTGTTGGCCAGGTTCATGAACACGTCGCTCCAGGCCTGTTGGGCCCACATCAGCCGGTGGCTGCGGTAGGTGTCTTCGAGGTGGGCGCGCAGGGCCTCCCGGTTGGCCGCCAGAGTCGGGCTGAGAAGACGGGGTAGGCCGCGTAGAGCCCGGAAGGCCTTTAGCGATTGGGAGAGGACCTCGAGGTAGCGGGCCTCCGACTCCCGCTCGTACTCAGTCGCCCGGCGAATCCCCGTCCCAACCCGCTGCGCGACCCACAATAGCGGCGGGACCAGGATCGCCAGGGCCAGGGTAGCCTGCCACGACAGGTACAGCAGCACCCCCAGGAAGGTTAGGGCCGCCAGGGCCTGGCGGGCTAGGTCAACCAAGAGGGAAATCGCAGGGGCCAGCCCCTCGAGGACATCCCGGTGAACCCTGCTCACAAAGGCCCCGGCTCCCTCACGACTGAAGTCTTTCCAGTCTATTCGCAGGGCCTGGGCCAGCAGCCGCCCCTCCAAATCAAGCACCACCTGGTTGATAAGGGCCTTCTGCCAGAGGGAGGCGACCCAGAAGAGAGCGATCAGGCCCAGTCCCACAGCGAGGTAGGCGAATCCCAGGAGGGC
Proteins encoded in this window:
- a CDS encoding ABC transporter transmembrane domain-containing protein → MKTLWTLLEGRRGEFLLLVAVSSLVSATEALLHPLMLKWLFDEAVIAQDFRRFALLGFAYLAVGLGLIALFWVASLWQKALINQVVLDLEGRLLAQALRIDWKDFSREGAGAFVSRVHRDVLEGLAPAISLLVDLARQALAALTFLGVLLYLSWQATLALAILVPPLLWVAQRVGTGIRRATEYERESEARYLEVLSQSLKAFRALRGLPRLLSPTLAANREALRAHLEDTYRSHRLMWAQQAWSDVFMNLANTLALVVGGYFVLIRVLSFGGFLAFVNAFWRAVDNTFSLLRRVPEFHRYGQILERLHGLLSSAPDPYVQPAAEARLEGVRLDYAGGAPLELPRVEIRSGERVLLVGPNGVGKTTLLHVLSGYLAPERGKVERPARVAALTAPPELPPLTVRELVPDAGIRRELGLEGLEDRRPEALSSGQRQRAAIGALLCEEADLYLLDEPLANLDLESREGVLDLILRRTAGKALVVVLHGDEALHSRFDRVVELAGPQGVDSR